The following coding sequences are from one Pseudomonas mendocina window:
- a CDS encoding NAD(P)/FAD-dependent oxidoreductase has product MHNNPRTNAPWRVLIIGSGFAGLGLAMQLRKAGDDDFLLLEKADEVGGTWRDNSYPGAACDVPSHLYSFSFEPKHDWSRKFAPQAEIHAYILQCVEKHRLRPHIRLNSEVLGAEFDAERGIWRVELAAGEVIEAQALVSACGQLNRPAYPKLPGLSHFRGEAFHSARWRHDLDLTGKRVAVIGTGASAIQFVPQIQPKVASLSLFQRSAAYVLAKPDRPYRAWEMALKRRLPLWQRADRLLQYLHHEGRALAFIRFPWLMRLFRHSFTRHLQRQMPDAGKRAQLQPDYPMGCKRILISNDYFPALAQANVEVVDAAIREVREHSLVTADGREHPCDVLIYGTGFTATDFLAPMRIRGLGGLELNQAWREGAEAYKGISVSGFPNLFLLYGPNTNLGHNSILYMLESQYAYVLGCLQALREQRLRYLDLRPAVQRLYNTELQQATHRTIWEQGCDSWYKTATGKNTNNWPGFTFTYRLMTRTPELADYDCVR; this is encoded by the coding sequence ATGCATAACAACCCCCGTACGAACGCGCCCTGGCGCGTGTTGATCATCGGCAGCGGTTTTGCCGGTCTGGGCCTGGCCATGCAGTTGCGTAAGGCCGGTGACGACGACTTCCTGTTGCTGGAGAAGGCCGACGAGGTCGGCGGCACCTGGCGCGACAACAGCTATCCGGGCGCCGCCTGCGATGTGCCTTCGCACCTGTATTCCTTTTCCTTCGAGCCCAAGCACGACTGGTCGCGCAAGTTCGCGCCGCAGGCGGAAATCCACGCCTACATCCTGCAGTGCGTGGAAAAGCACCGGCTGCGCCCACACATCCGCCTGAACAGCGAAGTGCTCGGTGCTGAGTTCGATGCCGAGCGCGGCATTTGGCGTGTCGAGCTGGCGGCAGGCGAGGTAATCGAGGCACAGGCGCTGGTCAGTGCCTGCGGCCAGCTCAATCGGCCGGCCTACCCGAAACTGCCCGGCCTTTCGCATTTCCGTGGCGAGGCCTTTCACTCGGCGCGCTGGCGCCATGACCTCGATCTGACCGGCAAACGCGTGGCGGTGATTGGCACCGGCGCTTCGGCGATCCAGTTCGTGCCGCAGATCCAGCCCAAGGTCGCCAGCTTGAGCCTTTTCCAGCGTTCGGCGGCCTATGTACTGGCCAAGCCGGATCGTCCCTACCGCGCTTGGGAGATGGCCCTGAAGCGTCGTTTGCCTCTTTGGCAGCGCGCCGACCGCCTCCTGCAGTACCTGCATCACGAGGGCCGGGCGTTGGCCTTCATCCGCTTTCCCTGGCTGATGCGTCTGTTTCGCCACAGCTTCACCCGCCATCTGCAACGGCAGATGCCCGATGCCGGCAAGCGTGCGCAATTGCAGCCGGACTATCCCATGGGCTGCAAGCGCATCCTGATCAGCAACGACTACTTCCCGGCGCTGGCGCAGGCCAATGTCGAGGTCGTCGACGCGGCGATCCGCGAGGTGCGCGAGCATTCGCTGGTGACCGCCGATGGCCGCGAGCATCCCTGCGACGTGCTGATCTACGGTACCGGCTTCACTGCCACCGACTTCCTCGCGCCGATGCGCATTCGTGGCCTCGGTGGGCTGGAGCTGAACCAGGCCTGGAGGGAGGGCGCCGAGGCCTACAAGGGCATCAGTGTCAGCGGCTTTCCCAACCTGTTCCTGCTCTACGGGCCGAACACCAACCTCGGCCACAACTCCATTCTCTATATGTTGGAAAGCCAGTACGCCTATGTGCTGGGCTGCCTGCAGGCGCTGCGCGAACAGCGCCTGCGCTACCTCGACCTGCGCCCGGCGGTGCAACGGCTCTACAACACCGAGTTGCAACAGGCGACTCATCGAACGATATGGGAACAGGGCTGCGACAGCTGGTACAAGACCGCTACCGGCAAGAACACCAACAACTGGCCGGGCTTCACCTTCACCTATCGCCTCATGACCCGTACTCCGGAGCTTGCCGACTATGACTGCGTCCGCTGA
- a CDS encoding alpha/beta hydrolase, with translation MTASADFKAPAAEQMLLRGLLRGFLRLFFRGLVRPPMPVAGQRRVLRALTTITLTPRGVSRSAATLAGRPCEWHRPPASNGSVLLYLHGGAFMIGGPDTHRGICASLAKRGALEVCALDYRLAPEHPYPAARDDVVAAYQALLEAGYRPQQIAIGGDSAGGNLSLVGCLRLIELGLPAPAALVCFSPATDFTGEQMHEPPAGDPLIHPSWIEQAAELYCPADLPRNDPGMSPVFADLSRLPPTLIQVGEDELLLNDSLRLAERAKAAGVNVRLERYPGLWHVFQAHVGMLRAADYAIARVVAFLRERGM, from the coding sequence ATGACTGCGTCCGCTGACTTCAAAGCCCCCGCTGCCGAGCAGATGCTGCTGCGCGGCCTGTTGCGCGGCTTTCTGCGCCTGTTCTTCCGCGGCCTGGTGCGGCCGCCGATGCCGGTGGCCGGGCAGCGTCGGGTGCTGCGTGCACTCACCACCATCACTCTGACGCCGCGCGGGGTCAGCCGCAGTGCTGCGACCTTGGCCGGACGCCCCTGCGAGTGGCATCGACCGCCTGCCAGCAACGGCAGCGTGCTGCTCTACCTGCACGGCGGCGCCTTCATGATCGGTGGGCCGGATACGCACCGCGGCATCTGCGCCAGTCTGGCTAAGCGCGGTGCTCTGGAGGTCTGCGCGCTGGATTACCGCCTGGCGCCGGAGCATCCCTATCCGGCGGCGCGCGATGATGTGGTGGCGGCTTACCAGGCGCTGCTGGAAGCGGGCTATCGACCGCAGCAGATCGCCATTGGTGGCGATTCGGCTGGCGGCAACCTGAGCCTGGTCGGTTGCCTGCGCCTCATCGAGCTCGGCTTGCCGGCGCCCGCCGCGCTGGTGTGCTTCTCGCCGGCCACCGATTTCACTGGCGAACAGATGCACGAGCCGCCAGCCGGCGATCCGCTGATCCACCCCAGCTGGATCGAACAGGCTGCCGAGCTGTATTGCCCGGCCGATCTGCCGCGCAACGACCCAGGCATGTCGCCGGTGTTCGCCGACCTCAGCCGCCTGCCACCGACACTGATTCAGGTGGGGGAGGACGAGTTGTTGCTCAACGACAGCCTGCGCCTGGCCGAGCGCGCCAAGGCGGCCGGGGTGAACGTGCGCCTGGAGCGTTATCCGGGGCTGTGGCACGTGTTCCAGGCGCACGTCGGTATGTTGCGTGCGGCGGATTACGCCATTGCCCGCGTGGTGGCCTTTCTGCGTGAGCGGGGCATGTGA
- a CDS encoding SDR family oxidoreductase, protein MNNILISGAASGIGAATARLFHARGWRVGLLDVDEKALEALAAELGGAWHASLDVVDAAAVKVALADFCTQSGGQLRLLFNGAGILRTGAFADIELEQHTRLVQINVLGVLNLCHAAFTYLKATPEAQVINMGSASGLYGVPQLASYSASKFAVRGLTEALELEWREYGIRVGDLMPPFVDTPMVRSQAQRPPVMRRLGVRLDAVQIAEAAWKQAHASIVHRPVGLQFGLLFSLGQITPGWINRLLMGWLSRP, encoded by the coding sequence ATGAACAACATCCTCATCAGCGGCGCTGCATCGGGCATTGGCGCCGCCACCGCGCGGCTGTTTCACGCGCGGGGCTGGCGGGTCGGGTTACTGGATGTTGATGAAAAGGCACTGGAGGCCTTGGCCGCCGAACTGGGCGGTGCCTGGCATGCGTCGCTGGATGTAGTCGATGCCGCGGCTGTGAAAGTCGCGCTGGCCGACTTCTGCACGCAGAGCGGCGGCCAGTTGCGCCTGCTGTTCAACGGCGCGGGCATTCTGCGCACCGGTGCCTTCGCCGATATCGAACTGGAGCAGCACACGCGCCTGGTACAGATCAATGTGCTCGGCGTGCTCAACCTCTGCCATGCGGCATTCACCTATCTCAAGGCAACGCCAGAGGCGCAGGTGATCAACATGGGCTCGGCCTCGGGGCTCTACGGCGTGCCACAGCTCGCCAGTTACTCGGCCAGCAAGTTCGCCGTACGCGGCCTGACCGAGGCGCTGGAGCTGGAATGGCGCGAATACGGCATCCGCGTGGGTGACCTGATGCCGCCATTCGTCGACACGCCGATGGTGCGCAGCCAGGCGCAGCGTCCGCCAGTGATGCGTCGTCTGGGCGTGCGCCTGGACGCTGTGCAGATCGCCGAAGCGGCCTGGAAGCAGGCCCACGCCAGCATCGTGCATCGCCCGGTGGGGCTGCAGTTCGGGCTGCTG